One genomic region from Leptolyngbyaceae cyanobacterium JSC-12 encodes:
- a CDS encoding Photosystem II reaction centre T protein (IMG reference gene:2510097114~PFAM: Photosystem II reaction centre T protein), producing MESVAYILILALTIGVLFFAIAFREPPRIGK from the coding sequence ATGGAGAGCGTTGCTTACATTTTGATTTTGGCTTTAACTATTGGAGTGTTATTCTTCGCGATCGCATTTCGTGAACCCCCTAGAATTGGCAAGTAG
- a CDS encoding photosystem II chlorophyll-binding protein CP47 (IMG reference gene:2510097115~PFAM: Photosystem II protein~TIGRFAM: photosystem II chlorophyll-binding protein CP47) — MGLPWYRVHTVLINDPGRLIAAHLMHTALVAGWAGSMALYELAIFDPSDPVLNPMWRQGMFVLPFMARLGVTGSWGGWSITGETGVDPGFWSFEGVAAAHIILSGLLFLAACWHWVYWDLELFRDPRTGEPALDLPKMFGIHLFLSGLLCFGFGAFHLTGLFGPGMWVSDPFGITGSVQPVAPEWGPAGFNPYNPGGIVAHHIAAGVVGVIAGLFHLSVRPPERLYKALRMGNIETVLSSSIAAVFFAAFVVAGTMWYGNAATPIELFGPTRYQWDSGYFRQEIQKRVQASLAEGASLSEAWSAIPEKLAFYDYVGNSPAKGGLFRTGPMNKGDGIAQSWLGHAVFKDREGRELSVRRLPNFFENFPVILTDSDGVVRADIPFRRAESKYSFEQAGVTVSFYGGKLDGQTFTEPAVVKKYARASQLGETFEFDRETLNSDGVFRTSPRGWFTFGHAVFALLFFFGHIWHGSRTLFRDVFAGIDPDLSEEQVEWGFYQKVGDKSTRRKEAI; from the coding sequence ATGGGACTACCTTGGTACCGTGTACACACAGTCCTGATCAATGATCCGGGACGATTGATCGCCGCACACCTGATGCATACCGCCCTGGTTGCAGGATGGGCAGGCTCAATGGCGTTGTACGAATTAGCAATTTTCGATCCCAGCGATCCAGTCCTTAATCCTATGTGGCGGCAGGGTATGTTTGTGTTGCCCTTCATGGCTCGCTTGGGTGTTACAGGATCGTGGGGTGGTTGGAGTATTACTGGTGAAACAGGAGTTGATCCTGGTTTTTGGTCGTTTGAAGGAGTAGCTGCTGCTCACATTATCCTTTCAGGGCTGCTATTTTTGGCTGCTTGTTGGCACTGGGTTTACTGGGATCTTGAGCTGTTTAGAGATCCACGAACCGGAGAGCCTGCGCTTGACCTACCCAAAATGTTTGGTATCCATTTATTTCTTTCTGGGTTGCTTTGCTTCGGATTTGGAGCATTCCATTTAACGGGTTTATTTGGCCCTGGAATGTGGGTTTCCGACCCGTTTGGGATTACGGGTAGTGTTCAGCCAGTTGCCCCTGAATGGGGACCTGCAGGTTTTAATCCATACAACCCAGGTGGTATTGTGGCTCATCACATTGCGGCTGGGGTGGTTGGTGTAATCGCTGGTTTGTTTCACCTCAGTGTTCGCCCACCTGAGCGTTTGTATAAAGCTCTGCGTATGGGGAACATAGAAACAGTTTTGTCTAGCAGTATTGCAGCTGTTTTCTTTGCGGCTTTTGTGGTGGCTGGCACGATGTGGTACGGCAACGCTGCTACGCCCATTGAACTGTTTGGTCCAACTCGTTATCAGTGGGATAGTGGTTATTTCAGGCAGGAAATTCAGAAGCGTGTTCAAGCTAGCTTGGCAGAGGGAGCTAGTTTAAGTGAGGCTTGGTCTGCTATTCCTGAAAAGCTGGCGTTCTACGATTACGTGGGTAATAGTCCTGCCAAGGGTGGGTTGTTCCGTACTGGTCCAATGAACAAGGGCGATGGAATTGCTCAGTCTTGGCTGGGTCACGCTGTGTTCAAGGATCGAGAAGGTCGTGAACTTTCGGTTCGTCGTCTTCCCAACTTCTTTGAAAACTTCCCGGTGATTTTGACTGACAGCGATGGTGTTGTGCGTGCTGATATTCCATTCCGGCGTGCAGAGTCTAAGTACAGCTTTGAACAAGCTGGTGTGACAGTCAGCTTCTACGGCGGCAAGTTGGATGGGCAGACCTTTACTGAGCCTGCCGTTGTGAAGAAGTATGCTCGTGCCTCTCAGTTAGGGGAAACTTTTGAATTTGATCGCGAAACGTTGAATTCAGATGGTGTGTTCCGTACCAGTCCTCGTGGTTGGTTTACCTTTGGACATGCTGTATTTGCGTTGCTCTTTTTCTTTGGGCACATTTGGCATGGTTCTCGGACTTTGTTTCGAGACGTGTTTGCAGGGATTGACCCTGATCTCTCCGAAGAGCAAGTTGAGTGGGGCTTTTATCAGAAAGTGGGTGATAAGAGCACTCGCCGCAAGGAAGCTATATAA
- a CDS encoding ferredoxin (IMG reference gene:2510097116~PFAM: 2Fe-2S iron-sulfur cluster binding domain): MTVIRFLKENKEVIVAEGANLRFKALENGIDIYTLVGKMMNCGGYGQCGTCVVEVVDGIENLSPKTEVEKRKLKKKPDSYRLACQTLVNGPISIRTKP; encoded by the coding sequence ATGACTGTAATTAGGTTTTTAAAAGAGAATAAAGAGGTTATTGTTGCAGAGGGTGCAAATCTCAGGTTTAAGGCACTTGAGAATGGTATAGACATCTATACGCTTGTTGGGAAAATGATGAATTGTGGGGGATATGGACAATGCGGAACGTGTGTTGTTGAGGTGGTGGATGGAATTGAGAATCTTTCTCCAAAAACAGAGGTTGAAAAACGCAAGCTAAAAAAGAAGCCGGATTCCTATCGATTAGCTTGTCAAACTCTTGTTAACGGACCAATCAGTATCCGAACCAAACCGTGA
- a CDS encoding photosystem II reaction center protein PsbM (IMG reference gene:2510097117~PFAM: Photosystem II reaction centre M protein (PsbM)~TIGRFAM: photosystem II reaction center protein PsbM) yields MQVNDLGFVASILFVLVPSVFLLILYIQTASSQANKDS; encoded by the coding sequence ATGCAAGTTAACGATTTAGGTTTTGTTGCTAGCATTCTGTTCGTGCTGGTTCCATCTGTCTTCTTGTTGATTCTTTACATCCAAACGGCTAGTAGCCAGGCCAATAAGGATTCTTAG
- a CDS encoding hypothetical protein (IMG reference gene:2510097118) encodes MDNSDNPKLEQSGSQMQKAIDFIWDAAYESRNDTLKLLEILRKLENLHQQIRDSFFQESLPTSRQALYALLKDIEAKGGWPYIYRVKLQELMERMNIEDLQEAFSMPAESTFNSQIDP; translated from the coding sequence ATGGATAACTCGGACAACCCTAAACTTGAGCAGTCAGGAAGCCAAATGCAAAAAGCTATAGATTTTATCTGGGACGCGGCTTACGAATCAAGGAATGATACTCTCAAGCTCCTTGAGATCCTGAGAAAACTAGAAAATCTACATCAACAGATTCGAGATAGCTTTTTCCAAGAATCACTTCCAACTAGCCGCCAAGCACTCTATGCCCTATTGAAAGACATCGAAGCGAAAGGTGGATGGCCCTACATCTATCGTGTGAAGCTGCAAGAGCTGATGGAAAGAATGAATATAGAGGACTTGCAGGAAGCCTTCAGTATGCCTGCTGAATCTACGTTCAATAGTCAAATTGACCCTTAA
- a CDS encoding Manganese-stabilising protein / photosystem II polypeptide (IMG reference gene:2510097119~PFAM: Manganese-stabilising protein / photosystem II polypeptide) — MRYRALVVALLALCVSFLTACADSPAQSRETLTYEQIRGTGLANSCLQVAETSRGSIPIEPGKSYKLTNLCLQPTSFLVKEEGTKRQAAEFVPSKLMTRYTSTIDEVQGQLKLNPDGSLTFIEEDGLDFQAITVQLPGGERVPFLFTIKELVATTQPGLSAINASTDFEGEFKVPSYRTANFLDPKGRGLTTGYDNAVALPAQADSEELVKENVKRFQLDKGKISLQVTRVDGSTGEIAGNFESNQPSETDMGSHEAKEVKIRGVFYGRVESAA, encoded by the coding sequence ATGAGGTACCGTGCTTTAGTCGTTGCACTTTTGGCGCTGTGTGTCAGTTTCCTGACTGCCTGTGCCGATAGCCCTGCCCAAAGTCGTGAGACACTCACTTACGAACAAATTAGAGGCACTGGGCTAGCAAACTCTTGCCTTCAAGTGGCTGAAACAAGTCGTGGTTCTATTCCGATCGAGCCAGGTAAGTCTTATAAACTCACTAACCTTTGCCTCCAACCCACTTCTTTCCTCGTGAAAGAAGAAGGAACGAAGCGTCAGGCAGCAGAGTTTGTACCTAGTAAGTTAATGACCCGTTACACATCTACTATCGATGAAGTACAGGGGCAGTTAAAGTTGAATCCAGATGGAAGTCTGACGTTTATTGAGGAGGATGGACTAGATTTTCAGGCGATTACAGTTCAATTACCAGGTGGCGAGCGGGTTCCATTCCTATTTACGATTAAGGAACTGGTAGCAACCACTCAGCCTGGTCTTTCTGCAATTAATGCCTCGACTGACTTTGAAGGAGAGTTCAAAGTTCCATCCTATCGAACTGCTAATTTTCTGGATCCCAAGGGTCGTGGTCTAACCACGGGCTATGACAATGCTGTTGCCCTTCCGGCTCAAGCAGATAGTGAAGAACTGGTGAAAGAAAATGTCAAGCGGTTCCAGCTTGATAAGGGGAAGATATCGCTGCAGGTCACCAGAGTTGATGGCTCCACTGGTGAAATTGCTGGTAATTTTGAAAGTAACCAACCCTCTGAAACAGATATGGGTTCTCATGAGGCAAAAGAGGTTAAGATTCGCGGTGTCTTCTACGGTCGTGTTGAATCTGCTGCCTAA
- a CDS encoding RNA polymerase sigma factor, sigma-70 family (IMG reference gene:2510097120~PFAM: Sigma-70, region 4; Sigma-70 region 3; Sigma-70 region 2~TIGRFAM: RNA polymerase sigma factor, sigma-70 family): MSTAANYELKSESLELLREYQQSPDPHVRNRLVELNFGLVRREAHHWINQCTESYEDLLQVGSIGLIRAIERFDVSKGHAFSSFAIPYIRGEIQHYLRDKSPCVRIPRRWQALQRKAVLVARELQAALNRSPNDAEIASALEISVEEWHEIKLACQNRALLSLDAPIREEESGTSSLAELVPDSRYRSFQLAQEDQIRLQQALTQLEKRTRQILEFVFLYDLTQKETAERLGISAVTVSRRVKKGLEMLQGLMNGSEG, from the coding sequence ATGTCTACTGCTGCTAATTATGAACTGAAAAGCGAGAGCTTAGAACTCTTGCGTGAGTACCAGCAATCTCCAGATCCTCATGTTCGCAATCGTCTTGTTGAGCTTAACTTTGGCTTGGTCAGACGGGAGGCCCATCATTGGATTAATCAATGCACTGAGAGCTACGAAGACCTGTTGCAGGTTGGTAGTATTGGGCTAATTCGTGCGATCGAGCGGTTTGATGTTTCCAAAGGGCACGCATTCAGTTCATTCGCAATCCCTTATATTCGGGGGGAAATCCAGCATTATCTGCGAGACAAGAGCCCCTGCGTGAGAATTCCTAGACGCTGGCAAGCATTGCAACGGAAAGCAGTTTTGGTAGCGAGAGAGTTGCAAGCAGCTCTAAACCGATCGCCGAATGATGCAGAGATTGCTTCGGCGTTAGAGATTTCAGTTGAGGAATGGCACGAGATTAAGCTAGCTTGCCAAAACCGTGCTCTTTTGAGCTTAGACGCACCAATTCGCGAAGAAGAGAGTGGGACATCATCTTTAGCAGAGTTAGTGCCTGATAGCCGTTATCGCAGTTTTCAACTAGCACAGGAAGATCAAATTCGCTTGCAACAGGCTCTGACTCAACTTGAGAAGCGGACACGGCAAATTTTAGAGTTTGTATTCCTCTACGATCTGACTCAAAAAGAGACGGCGGAGCGGTTAGGCATTAGTGCAGTGACGGTATCGCGTCGGGTGAAGAAAGGATTAGAAATGTTGCAAGGACTGATGAATGGCTCTGAGGGCTAA
- a CDS encoding ferredoxin protochlorophyllide reductase subunit L (IMG reference gene:2510097121~PFAM: 4Fe-4S iron sulfur cluster binding proteins, NifH/frxC family~TIGRFAM: light-independent protochlorophyllide reductase, iron-sulfur ATP-binding protein) has translation MKLAVYGKGGIGKSTTSCNISVALARRGKKVLQIGCDPKHDSTFTLTGFLIPTIIDTLQAKDYHYEDVWPEDVIYKGYGGVDCVEAGGPPAGAGCGGYVVGETVKLLKELNAFDEYDVILFDVLGDVVCGGFAAPLNYADYCLIVTDNGFDALFAANRIAASVREKARTHPLRLAGLIGNRTAKRDLIDKYVESVPMPVLEVLPLIEDIRVSRVKGKTLFEMAEHDPSLTYVCDYYLNIADQILARPEGVVPSDAPDRELFSLLSDFYLNPQKPIVQTAEEELDLMMV, from the coding sequence GTGAAACTCGCAGTTTATGGAAAAGGTGGCATTGGAAAATCAACGACAAGCTGCAACATCTCAGTTGCTCTAGCCCGGCGTGGCAAGAAGGTGTTACAAATTGGCTGTGATCCAAAACACGACAGCACATTCACGTTAACTGGATTTCTCATTCCAACCATCATCGATACGCTTCAGGCAAAAGACTATCACTACGAAGACGTTTGGCCCGAAGATGTTATTTATAAAGGATATGGTGGCGTGGATTGTGTAGAAGCAGGCGGCCCGCCAGCAGGTGCGGGTTGCGGTGGTTATGTTGTGGGTGAAACTGTCAAACTGCTGAAAGAACTAAATGCGTTTGATGAATATGATGTGATTTTGTTTGATGTGTTGGGCGACGTGGTTTGTGGCGGTTTTGCGGCTCCGCTAAATTATGCTGACTATTGCTTGATCGTCACAGATAACGGGTTTGACGCTTTATTCGCTGCAAATCGGATTGCTGCTTCTGTTCGCGAGAAAGCACGAACTCATCCTCTACGGCTCGCTGGATTAATTGGAAATCGGACTGCCAAGCGGGATTTGATTGATAAATATGTGGAATCGGTGCCGATGCCCGTCCTGGAAGTTCTGCCGTTGATTGAAGATATTCGGGTTTCTCGCGTCAAGGGCAAGACACTGTTTGAGATGGCAGAGCACGATCCATCCCTGACTTACGTTTGCGATTACTATCTCAATATTGCAGATCAGATTCTGGCAAGACCAGAAGGGGTTGTCCCTAGTGATGCCCCGGATCGCGAGCTATTTTCTCTATTGTCAGATTTTTATCTCAACCCACAGAAACCCATAGTTCAGACTGCTGAAGAGGAACTGGATCTAATGATGGTTTGA
- a CDS encoding hypothetical protein (IMG reference gene:2510097122), producing MNTRQFRKSIKEKWLNYYADNRQWIICLRIWVNCDGQRRPSSSFILATLSILEPQLNQLLPLIVDLSSNPDRIVAALGLNFNPDEHPSVISKIKQMEEDAENNSEIEESNGSVRMLPAATSEVQLPSPASTASLLSKIDEGCQGGRFRE from the coding sequence GTGAATACTCGACAGTTCCGCAAGTCCATCAAAGAGAAGTGGCTAAACTACTATGCTGACAATCGGCAGTGGATCATTTGTTTACGAATTTGGGTTAACTGCGATGGACAGCGCCGACCTTCCTCTAGTTTTATTTTGGCAACCTTGTCTATCCTTGAGCCACAGCTTAATCAGTTGTTGCCGCTTATTGTTGATTTGAGTAGTAATCCTGACCGGATTGTTGCCGCGTTAGGGTTGAATTTCAATCCAGACGAGCATCCGAGCGTTATTAGCAAGATTAAGCAGATGGAAGAAGACGCAGAAAACAACTCTGAAATCGAAGAAAGCAATGGTTCTGTGAGGATGTTGCCTGCTGCGACCAGCGAGGTGCAGCTACCGTCGCCTGCAAGTACAGCCAGTTTGCTATCCAAGATAGATGAGGGATGCCAGGGAGGGCGCTTTCGAGAATAA
- a CDS encoding ferredoxin protochlorophyllide reductase subunit N (IMG reference gene:2510097123~PFAM: Nitrogenase component 1 type Oxidoreductase~TIGRFAM: light-independent protochlorophyllide reductase, N subunit), producing the protein MTLADAQPQSISFECETGNYHTFCPISCVAWLYQKIEDSFFLVIGTKTCGYFLQNAMGVMIFAEPRYAMAELEEGDISAQLNDYEELKRLCIQIKRDRNPSVIVWIGTCTTEIIKMDLEGLAPKLEAEIGIPIVVARANGLDYAFTQGEDTVLAAMAQRCPDKAPEGEKEERNAIAKLLNFGRKQEEVRAEESEYIEHPPLVLFGSLPDPVVTQLTLELKKQGIKVSGWLPSKRYTELPVIEEGYYVAGVNPFLSRTATTFMRRRKCKLIGAPFPIGPDGTRAWIEKICSVFGIEPKGLADREAQVWENLEDYVQLIRGKSVFFMGDNLLEISLARFLIRCGMTCQEIGIPYMDKRYQAAELALLEKTCEEMGVPTPKIVEKPDNYNQIQRIKEMKPDLVITGMAHANPLEARGINTKWSVEFTFAQIHGFANARDILELVTRPLRRNNSLKNLGWDKLVKEEVEIGNGGQ; encoded by the coding sequence ATGACTCTTGCAGATGCACAACCCCAATCAATTTCGTTTGAGTGTGAAACGGGCAATTACCACACCTTTTGTCCAATTAGCTGTGTGGCGTGGCTATACCAAAAAATTGAGGATAGTTTCTTTCTGGTGATTGGCACGAAAACCTGTGGCTATTTTTTGCAGAATGCGATGGGCGTCATGATTTTTGCAGAGCCACGCTATGCTATGGCCGAACTGGAAGAGGGGGATATTTCCGCGCAGTTGAATGATTATGAAGAGTTGAAGCGGCTATGTATTCAAATTAAGCGTGATCGCAACCCGTCTGTGATTGTTTGGATTGGCACCTGCACCACTGAAATTATCAAGATGGATTTGGAAGGATTGGCTCCCAAACTGGAAGCTGAAATTGGGATTCCAATTGTGGTGGCACGAGCGAATGGTTTAGATTATGCCTTTACTCAGGGTGAAGATACGGTGCTGGCGGCAATGGCACAACGGTGTCCTGACAAAGCGCCGGAAGGTGAAAAAGAAGAGCGAAATGCGATCGCTAAACTGCTGAACTTTGGTCGTAAGCAAGAGGAAGTCAGAGCCGAGGAATCTGAATACATTGAGCATCCACCTCTCGTCCTCTTCGGTTCCTTGCCTGATCCAGTTGTGACTCAACTTACCCTGGAACTGAAGAAGCAAGGCATCAAAGTATCTGGTTGGTTGCCATCCAAACGCTATACAGAATTGCCCGTCATCGAAGAAGGCTATTACGTAGCTGGGGTCAATCCATTTCTGTCTCGCACTGCTACTACTTTTATGCGTCGGCGCAAGTGCAAACTGATCGGTGCGCCATTTCCCATTGGCCCCGATGGCACCCGTGCCTGGATTGAAAAAATCTGCTCTGTGTTTGGTATCGAACCCAAAGGGTTAGCAGACCGAGAAGCACAGGTCTGGGAGAATTTGGAAGATTACGTACAACTGATTCGGGGCAAGTCCGTGTTTTTTATGGGCGATAATTTGCTGGAAATTTCACTTGCCCGATTCCTAATTCGTTGCGGGATGACCTGCCAAGAAATCGGTATTCCTTATATGGACAAGCGCTATCAAGCAGCGGAACTGGCACTCTTAGAGAAAACATGTGAGGAAATGGGCGTGCCAACTCCCAAAATTGTAGAAAAACCTGATAACTATAACCAAATTCAACGCATTAAAGAGATGAAGCCCGATTTAGTGATTACAGGCATGGCTCACGCTAACCCGCTGGAAGCACGAGGCATCAATACCAAGTGGTCAGTGGAATTTACCTTTGCCCAAATTCATGGGTTCGCCAACGCCCGCGACATTTTGGAACTAGTGACTCGTCCCCTCAGACGTAACAACTCGTTGAAGAATCTGGGTTGGGACAAATTGGTGAAGGAAGAGGTAGAGATAGGAAATGGAGGACAATGA
- a CDS encoding hypothetical protein (IMG reference gene:2510097124): MSSPYYRPSSYEEQQLYDHLIACRKVETPEALLERFHYLFVDGTNYSEPHILETLHKIADSRAADEEFKFVINRCCRILINFWWFQPSYRWAILDLVDLLQVSPQRMVAPGATRRLQRLVRDFTTTEEYQALQRLAQVIEQGEELDEVEAFKVRRSQRASSRDWASEQTYRQTQERQPRSLRTLIHRYPYLYPHCLSSNSSDSEFDAIRHLQGERQQKFECDLSRYVTYMVQQSDSNAHPRAIPIKNPTLLSDTQLRKTIKHFTGQVERKGTYKDLAQRFLIYTSQVDSYRTFKEGLYHYLVSSIDTTKPDYGKHHFNQWLYTQLKNTLPQSDTQQLNPFLVTRTCHQLIESLVASPQNASNHFVFVDLINNVGATVTTGLLLKLLLLYNNLKSSLEKRLAVLYKHYEPVMDGVEWLIASLENLQIAFSIHFGSMNLPCLTRL; the protein is encoded by the coding sequence ATGTCTAGCCCCTATTACCGACCGTCCAGTTACGAAGAACAACAGCTATACGACCACTTGATTGCCTGCCGCAAGGTTGAGACTCCTGAAGCATTGCTTGAGCGATTTCACTATCTATTTGTAGATGGTACTAATTACTCCGAGCCTCACATTTTAGAAACCTTACATAAAATTGCTGACTCTCGTGCAGCAGATGAAGAGTTCAAATTTGTTATCAACCGTTGCTGCCGGATTTTAATTAACTTTTGGTGGTTTCAACCTTCCTATCGCTGGGCAATTCTAGACTTAGTTGACTTGTTACAAGTTTCTCCCCAGCGGATGGTTGCACCTGGTGCAACTCGGCGCTTACAACGACTGGTACGAGATTTCACTACGACAGAAGAATACCAGGCATTGCAGCGCTTGGCGCAGGTGATTGAGCAAGGAGAGGAGCTAGATGAGGTTGAAGCATTTAAAGTCCGGCGATCGCAGCGAGCCTCCTCCAGAGACTGGGCAAGCGAACAAACATACCGCCAAACTCAAGAACGCCAACCGCGATCGTTACGTACCCTGATCCATCGTTATCCTTATCTATATCCCCACTGCCTCAGCAGCAACAGCAGTGACTCCGAGTTCGACGCGATTCGTCATCTCCAAGGTGAACGCCAGCAAAAGTTTGAATGTGATCTGTCTCGCTACGTTACCTACATGGTGCAACAGTCCGATAGCAATGCCCATCCACGTGCAATCCCAATCAAAAACCCAACTCTACTCAGCGATACTCAACTCCGTAAAACCATCAAGCACTTTACCGGACAAGTCGAACGTAAAGGAACCTACAAAGATTTAGCCCAGCGCTTTCTGATTTACACTTCTCAAGTCGATTCGTACCGTACTTTCAAAGAAGGACTGTATCACTACCTCGTCAGTTCAATCGACACGACCAAACCTGACTACGGCAAACACCACTTTAACCAATGGCTGTACACCCAGTTAAAAAACACCCTACCCCAAAGCGACACTCAACAGCTTAACCCTTTTCTCGTTACCCGCACCTGTCATCAATTGATTGAGTCGCTCGTTGCGTCGCCGCAAAACGCCAGCAACCATTTTGTGTTTGTAGATTTGATTAACAACGTGGGTGCAACTGTCACCACAGGGCTATTGCTCAAACTATTGTTGCTCTACAACAACCTCAAGTCCAGCTTGGAGAAGCGTCTTGCTGTGTTGTATAAGCACTATGAGCCAGTAATGGATGGGGTGGAGTGGTTAATTGCCTCCCTAGAGAACTTGCAGATTGCCTTCTCTATCCACTTTGGCTCAATGAATCTTCCTTGCCTGACGCGACTATAG
- a CDS encoding NACHT domain-containing protein (IMG reference gene:2510097125~PFAM: NACHT domain) yields MDADEALRFIEDLLHTQRNKSLNDLQRTIFRGTWLGKSYKEIQQEYRQVGLDHMMRNVGPKLWKLLTDLVSELLDEATEVRKDSLRGPIERLRDRLLPQPDATDDVAPFSWDKSELDSVEDLWNSQSLNCYQDWGAAPDVTLFQGRIQELADLYQWIEDEGCRLVALVGTAGIGKTELSVKLAERLRDRFEVVVWRSLSPTLTGQPPALPPDLLFDLVQDVPDPPPRSDLSGCIDYWRKHRCLIVLDGLEAVLQSKVLSGEFQPGYEGYGDLLRRVCDTHHQSCLLITSREKPREIEAREGDKAPVRSHTVPGLNLEDVQNLFASRGTFFASEQDWRSLIHHYEGNPRFLQQVATTIANAFGRDVSRFLNYQPNKTVFVGDIRRALEQQVSRLTYPEVTVIRELARYQEPATLEEVQQFVTSSISPPHLLEVLLSLVRRSLLNSNSASYSLPSLMIEYVAEHL; encoded by the coding sequence ATGGACGCGGATGAAGCACTCCGGTTCATTGAAGACCTTCTTCATACCCAGAGAAATAAATCTCTGAACGATTTGCAGCGCACTATTTTTCGCGGGACCTGGCTTGGTAAGAGTTACAAAGAAATCCAGCAGGAGTACAGACAGGTGGGACTGGATCACATGATGCGAAATGTGGGTCCTAAATTGTGGAAACTCCTGACTGATTTGGTCAGCGAACTGCTGGATGAAGCTACCGAAGTTCGCAAAGATTCTCTTAGAGGTCCGATCGAGCGCTTGCGCGATCGCCTGCTACCCCAGCCTGATGCCACGGATGATGTTGCTCCATTTAGCTGGGATAAGTCTGAATTGGATAGTGTTGAAGATCTCTGGAATTCTCAAAGCCTCAATTGTTACCAGGACTGGGGTGCCGCGCCGGACGTGACGCTGTTTCAGGGGCGTATCCAAGAACTGGCTGATTTGTATCAGTGGATCGAAGATGAAGGTTGTCGTTTAGTGGCACTAGTGGGTACAGCAGGTATCGGCAAAACGGAACTATCCGTGAAGCTGGCGGAGCGCTTGCGCGATCGCTTTGAAGTGGTGGTCTGGCGATCGCTTAGTCCAACACTCACCGGACAACCCCCCGCCTTGCCGCCAGACCTGTTATTTGATTTAGTTCAAGATGTTCCTGATCCGCCCCCTCGGAGTGACCTATCTGGTTGTATTGATTACTGGCGTAAACACCGCTGTTTGATTGTATTGGATGGGTTGGAAGCGGTATTGCAGAGTAAAGTGCTCAGTGGGGAATTTCAACCAGGTTACGAAGGCTATGGCGATTTGTTGAGGCGGGTGTGTGATACCCATCATCAAAGCTGTTTGCTAATAACAAGCCGTGAGAAGCCCAGAGAAATTGAAGCGCGCGAAGGTGACAAAGCACCAGTGCGTTCCCATACCGTGCCTGGCTTAAATCTGGAAGATGTGCAAAATTTATTCGCCTCACGGGGAACGTTTTTTGCCTCTGAGCAAGATTGGCGATCATTAATTCACCACTATGAAGGGAATCCCCGCTTTTTGCAGCAAGTCGCAACCACAATTGCCAATGCTTTTGGTCGAGATGTTTCTCGCTTCCTGAATTATCAGCCAAACAAAACAGTATTTGTAGGAGATATCCGTCGTGCTTTAGAGCAGCAAGTCAGTCGTTTAACCTATCCAGAAGTTACAGTGATTCGAGAGTTGGCACGTTATCAAGAGCCTGCAACTCTGGAGGAAGTTCAACAGTTTGTTACATCCTCTATTTCACCGCCCCATTTACTAGAAGTCCTGCTATCGCTGGTTCGGCGATCGCTCTTAAACAGCAATTCAGCGTCTTACTCGTTACCATCTTTGATGATTGAATACGTTGCAGAGCACTTGTAA
- a CDS encoding hypothetical protein (IMG reference gene:2510097126): MDLGVDKNLNWLLCSGGENLRILIGGGLRLGKRINQFLHSLLWRLLQSLTIQRTQVFSTK; encoded by the coding sequence ATGGATCTGGGCGTGGACAAGAATTTAAATTGGTTGCTTTGCTCTGGGGGTGAGAATCTGAGAATTCTAATTGGTGGGGGCTTGAGGCTAGGAAAGCGTATCAACCAATTCCTACACTCACTACTATGGCGATTGCTGCAAAGCCTTACAATTCAGCGAACTCAAGTGTTTTCCACAAAATGA